Proteins encoded within one genomic window of Phototrophicus methaneseepsis:
- a CDS encoding LLM class flavin-dependent oxidoreductase → MNYGHNLQFGTFITPSNKDPQNTVSLAKRSEELGYDLVTFQDHPYQPAFLDTWTLMSWVAGQTERIHIAANVHNLPLRDPAILARSAASLDQLSNGRLDLALGAGAFWAAIEAMGGRKLSASESVDALTEAIAVIRGLLDVGSGTPFSYDGDYYHLKGAERGPLPLHDIPIWLGAYKPRMLRLIGQKADGWLPSLGYMKPGDLQSGNQIIDKAANEAGRDPREIRRMLNISGQFHAAREGLLQGPASQWVEELLPLIVEDGISTFILMADDMQIMEQFAEEVVPALREAAYEAIPELAHGGVQIRRAEARAKRRQGIDYDHVPASLAHTVIEPGDIDYARVKSTYMRGGAPGIVFQVNNTDEVIDALAFARKHPNLPMGIRSGGHGISGRSTNNGGIIIDLSHMNQIEILDEASRRVRIGPGARWMDVAIALAPYGWGMSSGDYGGVGVGGLATAGGIGWLSRKHGLTIDHVRAVEMVLADGSVVRASEEENADLFWAVRGAGGNFGIVTSFEFEVYDVGNIGWAQLVFDASDAASFLKQWGAAVEAAPRDLTSFLIMGPPRRGQPPIAQVLAVVDSDQPDKIINILQPLANIAPMYDQNVVLTPYTNIIANAQSGYHDGYGEPIAHSGLIEHITPEFARDAAQFIYSGATYFFQIRAVGGAVSDVPPDATAYGYRSANFSIAAMGASHRQIDPAWRQLSRHFKGMYLNFETDQHPDRLQDAFPPQTLERLQALKQQYDPDNVFRDNFNLSPIPEKQ, encoded by the coding sequence ATGAACTATGGTCATAACTTGCAATTTGGCACATTCATCACGCCCTCAAACAAAGACCCACAGAACACCGTCTCGCTCGCAAAACGCAGTGAGGAACTTGGGTATGATTTGGTAACGTTTCAAGATCACCCCTACCAGCCCGCCTTCCTCGACACATGGACGCTCATGTCCTGGGTCGCCGGGCAGACTGAACGGATACACATTGCGGCCAACGTCCACAATCTACCCCTAAGAGACCCTGCCATACTGGCTCGCTCAGCCGCAAGCCTGGACCAGCTTTCTAATGGGCGGCTAGATCTCGCATTGGGTGCTGGCGCTTTCTGGGCAGCGATTGAAGCAATGGGCGGACGCAAACTCTCAGCGAGTGAATCTGTCGACGCGCTTACAGAAGCAATCGCCGTCATCCGCGGATTGCTAGATGTCGGCAGCGGCACACCGTTCAGTTACGATGGTGACTACTATCATCTCAAGGGTGCGGAACGTGGTCCCCTACCCTTACACGATATTCCTATCTGGCTTGGCGCTTATAAGCCACGCATGCTGCGCTTAATCGGTCAGAAAGCAGATGGCTGGCTGCCCTCACTCGGATATATGAAGCCAGGGGATTTACAATCCGGGAACCAGATCATCGACAAAGCGGCTAACGAAGCAGGACGAGACCCACGCGAAATCCGCCGCATGCTCAATATCTCCGGGCAATTCCATGCCGCTCGCGAGGGTCTCCTACAAGGGCCAGCCAGCCAATGGGTTGAGGAACTGCTGCCCCTTATCGTCGAAGATGGCATCAGCACCTTTATCCTGATGGCAGATGACATGCAGATCATGGAACAATTCGCAGAAGAAGTCGTCCCTGCGCTGCGCGAAGCCGCTTATGAGGCAATCCCGGAACTGGCTCATGGCGGGGTGCAGATTCGCCGTGCAGAAGCGCGTGCTAAACGCCGCCAGGGCATCGACTATGATCATGTACCTGCCTCGCTTGCCCACACAGTCATTGAACCTGGCGATATTGATTATGCTCGCGTCAAATCGACATACATGCGTGGCGGCGCACCTGGCATCGTTTTCCAGGTAAACAATACAGATGAAGTCATAGACGCACTGGCTTTCGCCCGCAAACACCCCAATTTACCAATGGGGATTCGCAGCGGCGGCCATGGCATTAGTGGCCGCTCAACCAACAATGGGGGCATCATCATTGATCTTTCCCATATGAATCAGATTGAAATCCTGGACGAAGCAAGCCGTCGGGTCCGCATTGGGCCAGGCGCACGCTGGATGGACGTCGCAATAGCATTGGCTCCTTATGGCTGGGGAATGAGTTCAGGTGACTACGGCGGTGTTGGCGTCGGTGGCTTAGCTACAGCCGGGGGGATTGGCTGGCTTTCCCGCAAGCATGGCCTGACGATTGATCATGTGCGCGCTGTAGAAATGGTCTTAGCAGATGGATCTGTGGTACGTGCAAGTGAAGAGGAAAATGCCGATCTATTCTGGGCGGTACGCGGTGCCGGCGGCAACTTCGGCATTGTTACCAGCTTTGAATTTGAAGTTTATGATGTTGGCAACATTGGCTGGGCACAATTAGTCTTCGATGCCAGCGATGCAGCAAGCTTCCTGAAACAATGGGGTGCCGCCGTAGAAGCTGCCCCGCGCGACCTGACAAGTTTTCTAATCATGGGGCCGCCTCGTCGGGGGCAGCCACCTATTGCCCAAGTCCTGGCCGTTGTAGATTCCGACCAACCAGACAAAATCATTAACATACTTCAACCGCTGGCTAATATCGCGCCGATGTATGATCAGAATGTCGTCCTGACGCCTTATACAAACATCATAGCCAATGCCCAAAGTGGGTACCACGATGGCTATGGAGAGCCTATCGCGCACTCCGGCCTGATTGAACACATCACACCGGAATTTGCCCGTGATGCTGCTCAGTTTATCTATAGTGGTGCGACCTACTTCTTCCAAATTCGTGCTGTTGGTGGTGCTGTTTCAGATGTCCCCCCGGATGCGACAGCCTACGGGTATCGCTCTGCTAATTTTTCCATTGCCGCGATGGGCGCAAGCCATCGGCAGATAGACCCGGCCTGGCGTCAATTATCCAGGCACTTCAAGGGGATGTATCTGAACTTCGAGACGGATCAACATCCTGACCGCCTGCAGGATGCCTTCCCACCGCAAACGCTGGAAAGACTGCAAGCGCTGAAGCAGCAATACGACCCTGACAACGTCTTCCGCGACAATTTCAACCTCTCACCCATACCGGAAAAGCAGTAA
- a CDS encoding LLM class flavin-dependent oxidoreductase, whose product MTDYGHDLLFGAFVTPTVEPVMHAVDLAVTADQAGLDLVTFQDHPYQSRFHDTWTLISYVASRTRQIHISGNVINLPLRQPAVLARSVASLDLLSGGRVELGIGAGGFWDAIEAMSGRRLSPGQSIDALEEAIEIIREIWDADKVGGVRVKGKYYQVNGSKRGPAPAHKVGIWVGAYKPRILRMTGRAADGWLPSLAYLPGGASDLAEMNQYIDEGATAAGRNPSDIRRLLNIGGQFTQNRRSFLSGTPQQWAEDLAELTLTYGISGFILAADDAPTIQLFASEVAPATREIVNAARVRSR is encoded by the coding sequence ATGACAGATTATGGACATGATTTACTATTCGGAGCTTTCGTCACCCCGACTGTAGAGCCCGTCATGCATGCTGTTGACCTCGCTGTTACGGCAGATCAAGCCGGGTTAGATCTGGTCACATTCCAGGATCACCCCTATCAATCTCGCTTTCATGATACCTGGACGCTGATCTCTTATGTGGCATCACGCACCCGGCAGATACACATCAGTGGTAATGTCATCAACTTGCCATTACGTCAGCCAGCTGTACTGGCTCGGAGCGTGGCAAGCCTTGATTTACTCAGCGGAGGCCGGGTTGAATTAGGCATTGGTGCTGGTGGCTTTTGGGATGCGATTGAAGCCATGAGCGGCAGGCGGCTGTCGCCGGGGCAATCTATTGACGCCCTGGAAGAAGCCATTGAGATCATCCGCGAAATTTGGGATGCGGATAAAGTTGGCGGCGTACGCGTCAAAGGCAAGTACTATCAAGTTAATGGCAGCAAACGTGGCCCGGCCCCGGCCCATAAAGTCGGTATATGGGTTGGTGCTTATAAGCCCCGTATCCTGAGAATGACCGGACGCGCTGCTGACGGATGGCTCCCTTCCCTCGCCTATCTCCCAGGTGGTGCCTCTGACCTCGCTGAGATGAATCAATACATTGATGAAGGCGCAACCGCAGCAGGCCGCAACCCATCTGATATACGGCGGCTGCTCAACATTGGGGGCCAGTTTACACAAAATCGGAGGTCATTCCTCAGCGGCACGCCTCAACAGTGGGCAGAAGACCTGGCAGAGCTAACGCTCACATATGGCATTAGCGGGTTCATCCTGGCCGCAGATGATGCGCCGACCATTCAGCTTTTTGCCTCAGAAGTTGCCCCAGCAACGCGTGAGATTGTCAACGCGGCAAGGGTCCGTAGTCGCTAA
- a CDS encoding ABC transporter substrate-binding protein: protein MQRRSTLFAMLILLALFVVSITPIAAQEAEAFPVTIEHKFGSTTITEAPQRVVAIGYTEQDYLLALGVTPVAVRYWYGDEENAIFPWATDYVEGEPPVVLNMTFGSLDYEEILSLQPDLISAVTAGISQEEYDLLSEIAPTIAQTDEYIDFGMPWQETMRIIGEAVGQPEEATAIVEEVENLFEEARAENPEFEGKTVAVAYFLEGAYGFYTAQDSRGRFFTELGFDMPEELLDVAGESFYAQISAEQVGLLDQDLIAVLNLQFIEGGQEALEADPLFGQLDAVQEDRIVYLEEQAENALGFSSPLSLAYALDAVLPQLEAIFGDASEDEATDEATDSETVSVTCEEGFRLFEHPYLGTDPVCIPDEPERIAILDLAPLEVALTQGIEPVAMFGYGRDLIARSNPDITVDVMGLTAETADVGNASAVNFEALLESDPDLIITTPFAISQVDISTFEEIAPTVIFEAPLEVGEYRSSIEFMSAVLNTPDLGETLLTQLDERLAAFQEALGDGEEPTEISLVRLRDAIVLWTAGSFSDHLIHEAGLVRPEQQREYDLDFVAENSGRVGFEISEENLPLIDGDNIIVWTAAQSADVEEEARQLLPTLQEDPLWNTLEGVQNDHLFIVGSHWQGFGIFEAQAALDDLFRYVAGVDPQEVAPNPFLSE from the coding sequence ATGCAACGTCGTTCAACTCTTTTTGCCATGCTAATATTGCTCGCTCTATTCGTGGTGAGCATCACACCCATTGCGGCCCAGGAAGCAGAGGCCTTCCCCGTCACAATTGAGCACAAATTTGGTAGTACCACCATTACAGAAGCACCACAGCGCGTGGTTGCTATCGGCTATACAGAGCAGGATTATTTGTTAGCCCTTGGCGTGACCCCTGTCGCCGTACGCTACTGGTATGGTGATGAAGAAAATGCCATCTTCCCCTGGGCTACGGATTATGTTGAAGGCGAGCCGCCTGTGGTCCTGAATATGACCTTTGGAAGCCTCGATTACGAAGAAATCCTGAGCCTGCAGCCGGATCTCATCAGCGCGGTCACAGCCGGTATCAGTCAGGAAGAATACGATCTCCTATCCGAGATTGCACCAACTATCGCCCAAACAGATGAATACATCGACTTCGGTATGCCCTGGCAAGAAACCATGCGCATCATCGGCGAAGCTGTCGGCCAGCCAGAAGAAGCAACCGCCATTGTCGAAGAAGTCGAAAACCTGTTTGAAGAGGCACGCGCTGAGAATCCTGAATTTGAAGGCAAGACGGTCGCCGTTGCTTACTTCCTGGAAGGCGCGTATGGCTTTTACACAGCACAGGATAGCCGTGGCCGCTTCTTCACAGAACTGGGCTTCGACATGCCAGAAGAATTGCTAGATGTTGCCGGAGAATCTTTCTATGCTCAAATCAGCGCAGAGCAAGTAGGCTTGCTCGACCAGGACCTCATCGCTGTTCTAAACCTACAATTCATCGAAGGCGGACAGGAAGCATTAGAAGCTGATCCCCTCTTCGGACAATTGGATGCTGTCCAGGAAGACCGAATCGTCTATCTTGAGGAACAGGCAGAAAACGCACTGGGTTTCAGTTCACCGTTGAGCCTGGCCTATGCACTTGATGCTGTCCTACCACAGCTAGAAGCCATTTTCGGCGATGCCTCTGAGGATGAAGCAACGGATGAAGCAACAGATAGCGAAACCGTTTCCGTTACGTGTGAAGAAGGCTTCCGCCTGTTTGAACACCCCTACCTCGGTACAGACCCGGTCTGCATTCCAGATGAACCGGAGCGCATCGCCATTCTCGATCTTGCACCGTTGGAAGTTGCACTCACCCAGGGCATTGAGCCTGTCGCCATGTTCGGCTACGGACGCGATCTTATCGCACGCAGCAATCCCGATATCACCGTTGATGTCATGGGTCTGACAGCCGAAACAGCGGATGTCGGCAACGCCAGCGCTGTGAATTTTGAAGCGTTGCTCGAATCCGATCCCGATTTAATCATCACAACACCCTTTGCAATCTCCCAGGTCGATATATCAACATTTGAAGAGATTGCCCCAACCGTCATCTTTGAAGCGCCGCTAGAAGTCGGCGAATACCGCAGCAGCATAGAGTTCATGTCCGCAGTGCTGAATACACCAGACCTGGGCGAGACGCTCCTGACGCAGTTGGATGAACGGCTCGCAGCATTCCAGGAAGCCCTGGGTGACGGAGAAGAACCCACTGAAATATCCCTCGTCCGACTCAGAGATGCCATCGTACTCTGGACAGCTGGCTCTTTCAGTGATCACTTAATCCATGAAGCAGGCCTGGTACGTCCAGAACAGCAACGCGAATATGATCTCGACTTTGTCGCAGAAAACTCAGGCCGTGTAGGCTTCGAAATCAGTGAAGAGAATTTACCGTTGATTGATGGTGATAACATCATCGTCTGGACAGCAGCCCAGAGCGCTGACGTGGAAGAAGAAGCTCGCCAGTTGCTCCCCACCCTACAAGAAGATCCTCTCTGGAACACGCTGGAAGGTGTGCAGAACGATCACCTATTCATCGTGGGTTCACATTGGCAAGGCTTCGGCATCTTTGAAGCACAAGCCGCTCTCGATGATCTATTCCGCTATGTTGCTGGGGTCGATCCACAAGAAGTTGCGCCGAATCCTTTCCTGAGCGAATAA
- a CDS encoding tetratricopeptide repeat protein: MQPAFGKKEVFIERKEYMSAFRQWIENDQGVALFGDTESIYGTGKTTILKKLYSEYKDKVNWIAVWLELDRYSLYNREHISSQLAEWTSVEAYLQNLYDFRVLLEALAHEFAVQDPKLFGPFESEIKRLLEEVSDNKYIGFFRQLKIDLSGMESNAGDVNIVLEREPTPENVTQASYLNITNSQIHAGGTTYNFGKLADAEDRVKRLVMEVVHDYTAIFAEQFNRLETTCQLTIFGDDYCYLYDQRIGDWFLDLLLKLDRTAHVISRTISGALPESIKNRAHVFKLGNFTRQETKEYLVQRLSTVDVPEVIIDQIYQFSAGNPLMVGLTSNLFEGIDINDSDTVGTIIRGFKKLPPATIEEMQKNDEYLGQRLAQLMDQLHDMRRHDELFIALFDFCSIVRYFDYPMARFALTELGLMDSDDDKKLRQLFANLRQYSFVENVAELNQVPRYRFHMFVRELQAMRLEERDPKLFEQLHGIAEKYYQNRIHESAESQSDLSYYEQLYHFENEEWQFLITEWLYHASMVSSSNAFMQTQIEFATQYFEAFSWWGCYVDFPLCNNLLAQWEWTLEHKRGTTAEHERLGARLRKFHDAFPIPPAGIVKPAGEHWKEVKVALMSIMSLLKLGATDLSEEKLHLRALLLEFLGYCYLYSGDAKDLERAKEIYKEAYDIYIKQDDSWYAAWMLTYLGEVYVQAGAYDDARKVFDEAREEVIDESLKEQDNELISRGYYFIGDAYWQESQYKDAFATYNKCIFFAFTFLWHPNPPDPYTLRWYSDCSTHVIDQLLALYHEKQLVDEALHFGQCLHQFWGPYWAYQEEPDLETLQDALEQQNIAALKVMLFPPQPMTQDMGDPNSDYAVIAEATLEEMYESVETLDWDCASSE, encoded by the coding sequence ATGCAACCCGCGTTTGGAAAGAAAGAAGTCTTTATAGAACGCAAGGAATATATGTCTGCGTTCAGACAATGGATCGAGAATGATCAGGGTGTTGCGCTTTTTGGTGATACTGAAAGTATTTATGGCACAGGAAAAACAACGATTCTGAAAAAGCTATATTCAGAATATAAAGATAAAGTAAATTGGATTGCTGTTTGGTTGGAGCTGGATCGGTATTCACTTTATAACCGTGAACATATCAGCTCTCAACTGGCTGAATGGACCTCTGTAGAAGCTTATCTCCAAAATTTATATGATTTCCGTGTTTTGCTGGAAGCACTAGCACACGAGTTTGCTGTTCAGGATCCAAAGCTATTTGGTCCTTTTGAGAGTGAAATCAAGCGACTACTGGAAGAGGTTAGCGACAATAAATACATTGGTTTTTTCCGGCAGCTCAAAATTGATCTGTCCGGGATGGAATCCAATGCTGGTGATGTGAATATCGTTTTAGAACGCGAGCCAACCCCCGAAAATGTGACCCAGGCTTCTTATCTTAATATCACCAATTCACAGATTCATGCTGGTGGTACAACCTACAATTTTGGCAAGCTGGCTGATGCAGAAGATCGTGTCAAGCGTTTGGTGATGGAAGTCGTTCATGATTACACAGCTATCTTTGCTGAGCAATTTAATCGCTTAGAGACAACTTGCCAGCTGACTATCTTCGGCGATGATTATTGTTATTTATATGACCAGCGGATAGGTGATTGGTTTCTAGATTTACTCCTCAAATTGGATAGAACAGCCCATGTGATATCCCGAACGATCAGCGGTGCTTTACCTGAGAGCATAAAGAACCGGGCCCATGTGTTCAAACTCGGTAACTTCACACGACAAGAAACCAAAGAATATTTGGTTCAGCGGCTGAGCACTGTTGATGTTCCTGAAGTGATCATTGATCAAATTTATCAGTTTAGTGCGGGTAATCCACTCATGGTGGGCTTGACCTCGAATCTCTTCGAAGGCATTGATATTAACGATAGCGACACAGTTGGCACGATCATTAGGGGATTTAAGAAGCTCCCTCCGGCCACTATCGAAGAGATGCAGAAGAACGATGAGTACCTAGGGCAGCGTCTGGCTCAATTAATGGATCAGCTGCATGATATGCGTCGCCATGATGAATTGTTCATTGCTCTCTTTGATTTCTGCTCGATTGTTCGTTATTTCGATTATCCTATGGCCCGTTTTGCGCTTACTGAGTTGGGCTTGATGGACAGTGATGACGATAAAAAGCTCAGACAGCTCTTCGCCAACCTGAGACAATATTCTTTTGTAGAGAATGTCGCCGAGCTGAATCAAGTTCCGCGCTATCGGTTTCACATGTTTGTGCGTGAATTGCAAGCAATGCGTCTGGAAGAGCGCGACCCAAAGCTTTTTGAGCAGTTGCATGGCATTGCCGAAAAATACTATCAAAACAGAATCCATGAATCAGCAGAAAGCCAGAGCGATCTGTCTTATTATGAGCAACTCTACCATTTTGAAAATGAAGAGTGGCAGTTTCTCATAACGGAGTGGTTGTATCATGCCAGCATGGTGAGCAGCTCAAATGCCTTCATGCAGACGCAGATCGAGTTTGCAACGCAATACTTTGAAGCGTTTAGTTGGTGGGGATGTTATGTTGATTTCCCACTCTGCAATAATCTGCTCGCACAATGGGAGTGGACCTTAGAACATAAGCGCGGTACGACTGCTGAACATGAAAGACTCGGTGCCCGTTTACGGAAATTTCATGATGCTTTCCCAATACCTCCGGCTGGTATAGTTAAACCAGCAGGTGAGCATTGGAAAGAAGTTAAAGTCGCCCTGATGTCAATCATGAGCCTGTTAAAGCTGGGTGCAACAGATCTAAGTGAAGAGAAGTTGCATTTGCGAGCTTTATTGCTCGAATTTCTTGGATACTGTTATCTGTATAGCGGTGATGCCAAGGACCTTGAGCGCGCAAAAGAAATATATAAAGAAGCATATGACATATACATCAAGCAAGATGATAGTTGGTACGCTGCCTGGATGCTTACATATCTGGGTGAAGTATACGTGCAAGCGGGTGCCTATGACGATGCTCGCAAGGTCTTCGATGAAGCCCGTGAGGAAGTCATAGACGAAAGCTTGAAGGAACAAGATAATGAATTGATCAGCAGAGGTTATTACTTTATAGGAGATGCTTATTGGCAAGAGAGCCAATATAAAGATGCCTTTGCGACATATAACAAGTGTATCTTCTTTGCTTTTACTTTTCTATGGCATCCAAATCCGCCGGATCCGTATACGCTACGCTGGTATAGCGACTGTTCTACCCATGTGATTGACCAACTGCTCGCTTTGTATCACGAAAAGCAGTTGGTGGATGAAGCGCTGCATTTTGGGCAGTGTTTGCATCAGTTTTGGGGGCCGTACTGGGCGTATCAAGAGGAACCCGACTTGGAAACACTTCAAGATGCTTTAGAACAGCAAAATATAGCGGCTCTGAAAGTTATGCTCTTTCCGCCACAGCCGATGACTCAGGATATGGGGGACCCGAACTCAGATTATGCTGTCATCGCTGAAGCCACGCTTGAAGAAATGTACGAAAGCGTAGAGACCCTGGATTGGGATTGTGCGTCGTCTGAATAG
- a CDS encoding GNAT family N-acetyltransferase produces MTINQISLQELTDLNDDLLLPWLDLYEISFPPNEKELVSSKLGLLKSKMAGEKSNKYMLAAIDQENSLVGLVNYQTTKDANNAILWYLAVQPELRSKGFGSIIYREFTRSLNTNNIHALFFEVEIPELAHTAEEQDLARRRIEFYRRLGAKVLTGIHYLQYIGPHLPPTPMHIMVQPFNALEVQEIFNRAKGIFGDTLEQVSDLDLA; encoded by the coding sequence ATGACCATAAATCAGATTAGTTTACAAGAACTAACTGATCTGAACGACGATCTTTTACTACCCTGGTTAGATTTGTACGAAATCTCATTCCCCCCTAACGAGAAGGAGTTGGTCTCCTCAAAATTAGGGCTTCTCAAATCAAAAATGGCAGGTGAAAAAAGCAATAAATACATGCTGGCCGCCATTGACCAAGAAAATTCTCTCGTTGGTCTCGTCAACTATCAAACAACCAAAGATGCCAACAATGCCATACTATGGTATCTTGCTGTTCAGCCTGAGTTGAGAAGTAAAGGGTTCGGGTCTATTATCTACCGAGAGTTTACACGGAGCTTGAACACAAATAATATTCATGCTCTTTTCTTTGAGGTTGAAATTCCTGAGCTCGCACATACAGCAGAAGAACAGGACCTGGCTAGAAGACGTATCGAATTTTATCGCCGTCTTGGCGCAAAAGTACTTACCGGGATTCACTATTTACAGTATATCGGGCCCCATCTTCCGCCGACTCCTATGCATATCATGGTTCAACCTTTTAACGCCCTGGAAGTACAAGAAATTTTTAACCGTGCTAAGGGGATTTTTGGTGACACACTTGAACAAGTAAGCGATTTGGACTTAGCCTAA
- a CDS encoding PKD domain-containing protein → MVAEFSFQDQIVRIWDSTSGELIAILQHNNPDGLINAIAWRPDGTQIAAADQSGFLHIWDITNVRTTGNGMLLATYTSLSAASLAWRSDGLLALGTREILIVNPDTGNIVNQFSGHSNAIITLAWHPDGIRLASGGLDGMVRVWDTSTNTLITSFDYGPYVRAVTWSPDGNTLAYGGVANEDVTIRQVPTAHAGPDQTITDADGDGEEIVTLDGSKSSDSDGALVNYSWTEDDVEIAIGVSPRVELAVGIHTIMLTVTDNDGLTDTDTVTITVFE, encoded by the coding sequence ATGGTTGCTGAATTCAGTTTTCAGGATCAGATCGTTCGTATATGGGATTCAACCAGTGGTGAGTTAATAGCCATATTACAACATAACAATCCTGATGGACTGATTAACGCTATAGCATGGCGTCCTGATGGAACACAAATCGCAGCAGCAGATCAGAGCGGGTTTTTGCACATCTGGGATATAACAAATGTTCGCACGACAGGAAATGGAATGTTGTTGGCTACCTACACAAGCTTATCAGCCGCCTCACTTGCATGGCGTTCAGATGGTCTTCTGGCATTAGGGACGCGTGAAATCCTGATTGTTAATCCAGATACTGGAAATATCGTGAATCAATTCAGTGGACATAGTAATGCCATAATCACTTTAGCGTGGCATCCCGATGGAATACGGTTGGCAAGTGGAGGCCTGGATGGGATGGTACGCGTCTGGGATACCTCAACCAACACACTTATAACGTCTTTTGATTATGGTCCTTATGTAAGAGCTGTAACATGGAGTCCAGATGGCAACACCCTGGCATATGGTGGTGTAGCAAACGAAGACGTAACAATACGCCAAGTTCCAACTGCTCATGCTGGCCCAGACCAGACGATAACAGACGCGGATGGTGACGGCGAAGAAATCGTTACTCTCGACGGTTCTAAAAGCAGCGACTCAGATGGAGCACTTGTAAACTACAGTTGGACCGAAGATGACGTAGAGATTGCCATAGGCGTTAGCCCACGAGTTGAGCTTGCTGTTGGCATTCATACCATCATGCTGACTGTAACAGACAATGATGGGTTGACAGACACCGACACAGTTACAATCACTGTTTTTGAATGA
- a CDS encoding WD40 repeat domain-containing protein, with translation MIRTLSYSPDGNYLAIGGGPFSCNPLDTTADISPFAIRIINTQTGAVIHNLEAHRCAVDTVRWSPDSSQLASTGDDGRIYIWNGTTGEIATRAQGTSLQQKAGIVWHPDGNMVAEFTPNDRAIRIWDSTSGTNLAMLQHDNNQGKGKLIAIAWHPDGTQIAVADQSGFLYIWDVTNVRTTGNGVLLNSYSDLPAASLAWRSDGLLALGGHEILIVDPDTGTIAQQESGHDKAILSLAWHPDGVRLASGGLDGMVRVWDTSTNTLITSFDYGPYVLAVAWSPDGNTLAYGGVANEDVTIRQVPTAHAGPDQTITDADGDGEEIVTLDGSSSSDSDGTVASYRWTEDDVEITTSVSPQVELAVGIHTIMLTVTDNDGLTDTDTVTITVFE, from the coding sequence ATGATTCGGACACTCAGCTATAGTCCTGATGGCAACTATCTAGCCATTGGGGGAGGTCCTTTTAGCTGCAATCCTCTAGATACGACAGCAGACATTAGTCCATTTGCTATAAGGATCATCAATACACAAACTGGAGCAGTCATCCATAATCTTGAAGCACATCGTTGTGCGGTTGATACCGTGAGATGGAGTCCTGACAGTAGCCAGTTAGCCAGCACAGGCGATGATGGCAGAATCTATATATGGAATGGCACGACCGGTGAGATCGCAACGCGCGCTCAAGGGACTAGCTTGCAACAGAAAGCTGGTATTGTATGGCATCCAGACGGTAATATGGTTGCTGAATTCACTCCTAATGACCGTGCTATTCGCATATGGGATTCAACCAGTGGTACAAACCTAGCTATGTTACAACATGACAATAATCAAGGAAAAGGAAAGTTAATCGCCATTGCATGGCATCCTGATGGAACACAAATCGCAGTAGCAGATCAGAGCGGGTTTCTATATATATGGGATGTAACGAATGTCCGCACGACAGGAAATGGTGTGTTACTCAATAGCTATTCAGACTTACCAGCCGCCTCCCTTGCGTGGCGTTCAGATGGCCTTCTGGCCTTAGGTGGTCATGAGATCCTGATTGTTGATCCAGATACGGGAACCATTGCACAACAAGAAAGCGGACATGACAAGGCGATACTCTCCTTAGCGTGGCATCCTGATGGGGTAAGGTTGGCTAGTGGAGGCCTGGATGGGATGGTACGCGTCTGGGATACCTCAACCAACACACTTATAACTTCTTTTGATTATGGTCCTTATGTATTGGCAGTAGCCTGGAGTCCAGATGGCAATACCCTGGCATATGGTGGTGTAGCAAACGAAGACGTAACAATACGCCAAGTTCCAACTGCTCATGCTGGCCCAGACCAGACGATAACAGACGCGGATGGTGACGGCGAGGAAATCGTTACTCTCGACGGTTCTAGTAGCAGCGATTCAGATGGGACAGTTGCAAGCTACAGATGGACTGAAGATGATGTAGAGATTACCACAAGCGTTAGCCCACAAGTGGAGCTTGCTGTTGGCATTCATACCATCATGCTGACTGTAACAGACAATGATGGTTTGACAGACACCGACACAGTTACAATCACTGTTTTTGAATGA